In one window of Amblyomma americanum isolate KBUSLIRL-KWMA chromosome 9, ASM5285725v1, whole genome shotgun sequence DNA:
- the LOC144105431 gene encoding uncharacterized protein LOC144105431, whose translation MEHRRSRHSLSTRPRTRVKLPDCSHTTTGTGPVGAGDRRYPKRTIKKVSYAEDNDGCQGSSSHPSSSSSEHSGKSRHPRRQRKTVSFMECEPNSDEEYLFCDDCQRDHPGDCPEHGPLTHVEDTKVDAGDPLRANKTLPKDLTIRRCELKRTQFGVFTLKPLPKRVYFGPYQGVKVEGNGEGNAYAWQVHKNGKAFLVDGRRLDSSNWMRYVNCAASPHEQNLVAYMRHGDIYYRTSKAVATGEELLVSCDASCTRKRGLLSKPQGLRSSVNEDRNSKRTPVPFFPCEICADLFSEEHLLEEHRRKMHPPKPEGKYSCRFCPYSTNVRTCHTNHERTHTGERPFVCQECGKGFKVRCNLNNHLAVHSGERLHECTECGQCFTTAPSLSRHRKLRHSIGSKPTPLVCRTCGKGFSLSDSLKRHMLTHTGHRPHVCSQCGLRFKLRSHAVMHERTVHHHKYRVQCPHCGMGLYGMRDLRIHVRALHGFTGEEEQLCSKA comes from the exons ATGGAGCATCGCAGATCACGGCACAGTCTTTCTACTCGGCCTCGGACGCGTGTCAAGCTTCCCGACTGCAGCCACACAACAACCG GAACTGGCCCTGTTGGAGCTGGCGACAGGCGCTACCCGAAGCGCACCATCAAGAAGGTCAGCTACGCAGAGGACAACGATGGCTGCCAAGGGTCGTCTAGCCATCCCTCCT CCTCCTCCAGTGAGCATTCCGGCAAGTCTCGCCACCCGAGACGCCAACGAAAGACGGTCAGCTTCATGGAGTGCGAACCGAACTCCGACGAGGAATACCTGT TTTGCGACGACTGTCAGAGGGATCACCCCGGAGACTGCCCCGAACACGGGCCACTGACTCACGTGGAGGACACCAAG GTGGATGCCGGGGACCCGCTGCGCGCCAACAAGACCCTCCCCAAAGATCTGACCATCCGCCGCTGCGAGCTCAAGCGCACCCAATTCGGGGTGTTCACGTTAAAACCACTGCCCAAAAGGGTCTACTTCGGTCCCTACCAGGGCGTGAAGGTGGAGGGTAACGGTGAGGGCAACGCCTACGCCTGGCAG GTACACAAGAATGGCAAGGCGTTCCTGGTGGATGGTCGTCGTCTCGACAGTTCCAACTGGATGCGATACGTGAACTGCGCGGCCAGCCCGCACGAACAGAACTTGGTGGCATACATGCGTCACGGCGACATCTACTACCGGACATCCAAGGCTGTGGCCACGGGCGAGGAGCTCCTCGTGTCATGCGACGCATCGTGCACCCGGAAGCGGGGGCTGCTCAGCAAGCCACAAGGTTTGCGGTCATCCGTGAACG AGGACAGAAACAGTAAGCGCACCCCAGTCCCGTTCTTCCCCTGCGAGATATGCGCCGACCTCTTCTCCGAGGAACACCTCTTGGAGGAGCACCGGCGGAAGATGCACCCGCCGAAGCCTGAAGGGAAGTACAGCTGCAGATTCTGCCCCTACTCCACCAATGTCAG AACCTGCCACACCAACCACGAGCggacccacacgggcgagcggcCCTTCGTGTGCCAGGAGTGCGGGAAGGGCTTCAAGGTGCGGTGCAACCTCAACAACCACCTGGCGGTCCACTCGGGGGAGAGACTGCACGAGTGTACCGAATGCGGACAGTGCTTCACCACAGCTCCTAGTCTGTCGCGTCATCGGAAGCTACGACACTCTATCGGCAGCAAGCCTACGCCGCTCGTGTGTCGCACCTGCGGGAAGGGTTTCTCTCTTAGCGACAGCCTGAAGAGGCACATGCTGACGCACACGGGACACAGGCCCCATGTCTGTTCGCAATGTGGGCTGAGGTTCAAGCTACGGAGCCATGCCGTAAtgcacgagagaacggtgcaccACCACAAGTACAGGGTGCAATGCCCGCACTGCGGCATGGGGTTATATGGCATGCGCGATCTGAGAATACACGTGCGCGCTCTCCACGGCTTCACTGGGGAAGAGGAACAGTTGTGCAGCAAGGCGTGA